A genomic stretch from Mastacembelus armatus chromosome 7, fMasArm1.2, whole genome shotgun sequence includes:
- the actr5 gene encoding actin-related protein 5 has protein sequence MASKAEPLCQIFSFQDCKASPDPVFDLPAQCLTHTPAPIVIDNGSFQTRAGWAASAAELDSPRLLFRSVAARSRGAARSETQIGNDIPNLEPLRWLLKSQFDRNVVVNFEIQELIFDYVFTHLGIASEGRVEHPVVLTEAPFNPLHCRQMMSELLFECYRVPYVSYGVDGLYSFYHNNKHRNIQPPHTGIILSSGYHCSHILPVINGRLDAVNCKRVNVAGSQAASYLQRLLQLKYPGHLAAITLSRMEELLHEHSYTAVDYHEELEKWRSPDFYEREVHRMQLPFSGKLPGGCVSVEERQERRAQQLRRLQEINTRRREEKLQQDQERLDRLMAVQELLEDGLLDQFHKSLVELNMDSAEELQSYINKLQLAVEQGKQKLLHSDGGEGKTEVPELEQPMDEGDGVALMDSDFPEDALPEKPANVIQPVFNMAEYHQLFVGTERLRCPEILFQPSLIGEDQMGLMETLQYVLARYTPEQQEAMVSNVFLTGGNMQYPGIKERVERELLAMRPFQSHFKVTMALRPALDSWYGARDWALEHPPGGAAEGWISRQDYEEKGGEYLSEHCASNVFIPMKIAKPAPARPAESSLTSTGASAAAVTTVTSALTPSCSAVAADVSIVTS, from the exons ATGGCTTCCAAAGCGGAACCGCTCTGTCAGATTTTCTCATTTCAAGACTGTAAAGCGTCTCCTGACCCGGTTTTTGATCTCCCGGCCCAGTGTCTGACCCACACACCGGCCCCTATAGTGATAGACAACGGCTCCTTCCAGACACGGGCAGGCTGGGCGGCTTCGGCGGCGGAGCTTGACTCTCCGCGGCTGCTCTTCAGGTCGGTGGCGGCGCGCAGCAGAGGGGCCGCCCGCAGCGAGACCCAGATCGGTAACGACATCCCGAATCTGGAGCCGCTGCGGTGGCTGCTGAAGAGCCAGTTCGACCGAAACGTTGTGGTCAACTTCGAGATCCAGGAGCTGATTTTTGACTATGTGTTCACACACCTGGGCATCGCCTCAGAG GGCCGTGTGGAACATCCAGTCGTGCTGACGGAGGCGCCCTTTAACCCACTGCACTGTCGGCAGATGATGTCGGAGCTGCTGTTTGAGTGTTACCGTGTTCCGTATGTCTCTTACGGGGTCGACGGCTTGTACAGTTTCTACCACAATAACAAGCACAGGAACATCCAGCCGCCACACACTGGGATCATTCTGTCCTCGGGATACCACTGTTCACACATCCTGCCCGTTATCAATGGCAG ACTGGATGCAGTGAACTGTAAGCGTGTGAATGTGGCTGGGAGCCAGGCAGCATCCTACCTGCAGCGACTGCTCCAGCTGAAATACCCAGGTCACTTAGCTGCCATCACACTCAGCCGCATGGAGGAACTGCTGCACGAACACAGTTATACTGCTGTGGATTATCATGAAG AGTTAGAAAAGTGGCGCAGCCCAGACTTTTATGAACGGGAAGTTCACCGTATGCAACTTCCCTTCTCGGGTAAGTTGCCTGGCGGCTGTGTGAGTGTGGAGGAGAGGCAGGAGAGACGAGCTCAGCAGCTTCGACGGCTTCAGGAGATCAACACTCGCCGGCgtgaggagaagctgcagcaggacCAAGAGAGGCTGGACAGACTTATGGCAGTGCAG GAGCTGCTAGAGGATGGCTTGTTGGATCAGTTTCATAAGAGCTTGGTGGAGCTGAACATGGATTCAGCTGAGGAGCTGCAGTCATACATCAACAAACTGCAGCTGGCTGTGGAGCAGGGTAAACAGAAATTGCTgcacagtgatggaggagaaggaaagaCAGAG GTGCCTGAACTGGAACAGCCGATGGATGAAGGAGATGGAGTGGCACTAATGGATTCTGACTTCCCTGAGGACGCGCTGCCAGAAAAACCTGCTAATGTCATTCAG CCCGTGTTCAACATGGCGGAATACCACCAGCTGTTTGTAGGGACAGAGCGTTTGCGGTGTCCAGAGATCCTGTTCCAACCCTCGCTGATTGGAGAGGACCAGATGGGACTAATGGAGACACTGCAGTACGTCCTGGCCAG GTACACTCCAGAGCAGCAGGAGGCGATGGTGAGCAATGTGTTTTTGACAGGGGGGAACATGCAGTATCCTGGGATAAAAGAGAGGGTGGAGAGAGAACTGCTGGCTATGAGGCCATTCCAGTCCCATTTCAAG GTGACCATGGCGTTGCGGCCGGCCCTTGACTCCTGGTACGGGGCAAGAGACTGGGCATTGGAGCATCCacctggaggagcagcagagggatGGATCAGCAGACAGGACTATGAGGAGAAAGGAGGCGAGTATCTGAGCGAGCACTGTGCTTCCAACGTCTTCATTCCCATGAAGATCGCCAAACCGGCTCCTGCTCGCCCCGCTGAGTCCTCGCTCACATCAACAGgagcttctgctgctgctgttacc